The following DNA comes from Buttiauxella agrestis.
TTTGTCTCGCGTCGTGCGCTGGATGTTGATGGCATGGGCGACAAGATAATCGATCAACTCGTTGAAAAAGAATACGTTCATACCGCCGCAGATCTTTTCAAACTGACCGCTGGAAAACTGACAGGCCTGGATCGTATGGGGCCAAAGTCGGCGCAAAACGTCGTCGATGCACTTGCGAAATCGAAAGAAACGACTTTCGCCCGTTTCCTGTATGCGTTAGGTATTCGTGAAGTTGGCGAAGCGACAGCCGCGGGTTTAGCCACTTATTTTGGCACGCTTGAGGCGCTGACAGCGGCTTCTATAGAAGAATTGCAAAAAGTACCTGATGTCGGCATCGTGGTTGCAACGCACGTGTTCAACTTTTTCGCCGAGGAAAGTAATCGCGAAGTTATCCGCCAATTGACCGAAGAAGCAGGCGTTCACTGGCCGGCTCCCGTCGTGATTAACGCCGAAGAAATCGACAGCCCGTTTGCTGGCAAAACCGTGGTTCTGACGGGCTCCTTAAGCATTATGTCCCGTGATGACGCCAAAGCTCGTTTAATTGAATTGGGCGCTAAAGTTGCTGGCAGCGTGTCGAAGAAAACTGACCTGGTGATTGCCGGTGAAGCTGCTGGTTCGAAGCTCGTCAAGGCGCAAGAGCTGGGTATTGAAGTTATCGATGAAGCGGAAATGATTCGCTTATTAGGTGCGTGAGATGGATAAAGAGCAGCTTATCGAGATTGCCAATACCGTCATGCCGTTTGGCAAGTATAAAGGTCGCGTGCTGATTGATGTGCCAGAAGAGTATTTGCTGTGGTTTGCTCGCAAAGACGAGTTCCCACAGGGCCATCTTGGCGAGCTGATGCGGCTGACTTTGCTGATTAAGACCGAAGGATTGGAGGGGCTGGTGAAGCCCCTCAAAAGATAATTACGATTTACTATGCGTTTTCAGTGGCAGCTTTGGCTGCCACTTTTGTTTCTTGCTGATAACGACGAGCGAGCACCGCACATATCATTAACTGCAACTGATGGAAGATCATTAGCGGCAGCACCATCATCCCTACGCTTGCGACCGGGAATAAAATATTCGCCATTGGAATACCATTCGCCAGGCTCTTTTTCGAGCCACAGAACACAATCGTAATCTCATCCGCTTTGCTAAAGCCCAGACGTCTGGCGACAAACATATTGACGCTGATAATAATCGCCAGCAATACCAGGCTCACGACCACAATAAAGAGTAGCGAGCCAATACCCACTTTATGCCAAATCCCATGCCTTACGGCTTCGCTAAATGCCGTGTAGATCACCAGCAGTATTGAAGTTTGATCGGTTTTGCCAATCCACTTTTTGTGGCGCGCAACCCAGTCACCAATCAACGGGCGTGACAGATGTCCCGCCACGAATGGCACCAGTAGCTGCAACATGATGCTGCCAACCTGCTGCAAACTGCCGCTCGCGCCATGGACATGCATGACCATGCCAACCAATAGCGGTGACAGGAAAATACCGAGCAGGCTGGACGCAGAGGCCGCACACACTGCCGCCGCAACGTTCCCCCCGGCAAGAGAGGTAAATGCGATGGCCGATTGCACCGTGGCGGGCAAAATACACAGATATAAAAAGCCGGTATAAATTTCAGGGCTGACATTCACCGGCGCCCACCACGCAAACAACACGCCCAGGACGGGGAACAACACAAACGTGCTGCACATCACCCATAGGTGCAAACGCCAGTGGCTACTGCCTGCAATTATCGCTTCACGGGAAAGCTTTGCACCGTGCATAAAAAACAGTAACGCGATGGCAGCCGTCGTCAGTCCTTCAAAAAAGCCAACATAACTTCCCTGGGCAGGGAAGAAAGACGCCAGCAAGACAGTCACTATCAGTGTCAGTGTGAAAGGGTCAAGTACGCGAAAGAGTTTCATCATCATTCCTCAAACTTTTGATAAGGCATTGTGCTTTTATTGCTTTTAGAAATAAAATTGATTTATTGAATGCATTGATGAATTTATTAAATGAATTATTCACTACGTCAGTTAAAAGTCTTTGTCGCGGTCGCTCATGCCGGAAGTTTTAGTCGGGCAGGGGAGCAAATTGGCCTGAGCCAGTCAGCCGTCAGCCACAGCGTGAAAGAGCTTGAGAGCGAAATTGGCGTGAAACTTTTGGATCGCACCACGCGAGAAGTGGTGTTGACGCAAGCAGGCCAGCAACTGGCTGCGCGCCTCGAACGCCTGCTGGAAGAATTAACCAGCACTTTACTGGATACGCGCAGTGTAGGGCATCAGTTAAGCGGAACGGTGCGTGTTGCTGCAAGCCAGACGATTTCTGCTCATTTGATGCCACAATCGATAGCCGCTGCGGCACTTGAGTTTCCCGCGATTCGATTTGTGCTTCACGACCGCCCTCAGCAATGGGTGTTGCAAAGCATATATCAGGGGGAAGTGGATTTTGGCATGGTTATCGACCCGATTCAGGCGAGCGATCTGGACTGTGAGGCGGTGCTTTCAGAGCCGTTTTTACTGCTGTGCCGCAATGACCATCCATTAGCGGCTCAGGAGCAGGTCCCCTGGCAGGCGCT
Coding sequences within:
- a CDS encoding bile acid:sodium symporter family protein, with translation MKLFRVLDPFTLTLIVTVLLASFFPAQGSYVGFFEGLTTAAIALLFFMHGAKLSREAIIAGSSHWRLHLWVMCSTFVLFPVLGVLFAWWAPVNVSPEIYTGFLYLCILPATVQSAIAFTSLAGGNVAAAVCAASASSLLGIFLSPLLVGMVMHVHGASGSLQQVGSIMLQLLVPFVAGHLSRPLIGDWVARHKKWIGKTDQTSILLVIYTAFSEAVRHGIWHKVGIGSLLFIVVVSLVLLAIIISVNMFVARRLGFSKADEITIVFCGSKKSLANGIPMANILFPVASVGMMVLPLMIFHQLQLMICAVLARRYQQETKVAAKAATENA
- a CDS encoding DUF3820 family protein, coding for MDKEQLIEIANTVMPFGKYKGRVLIDVPEEYLLWFARKDEFPQGHLGELMRLTLLIKTEGLEGLVKPLKR
- a CDS encoding LysR family transcriptional regulator — encoded protein: MNYSLRQLKVFVAVAHAGSFSRAGEQIGLSQSAVSHSVKELESEIGVKLLDRTTREVVLTQAGQQLAARLERLLEELTSTLLDTRSVGHQLSGTVRVAASQTISAHLMPQSIAAAALEFPAIRFVLHDRPQQWVLQSIYQGEVDFGMVIDPIQASDLDCEAVLSEPFLLLCRNDHPLAAQEQVPWQALQGANLVLQDYASGSRPLIDDALLRQGIETNIVQQIGHPATLFPMVEAGIGISVLPALALPLPQGRPLVVRPLIPVVDRQLMLVRRKNRSLSRAAEAIWQVVRHQAQQLTAARSGDPLFNHD